The following are encoded together in the Petrotoga sp. 9PWA.NaAc.5.4 genome:
- a CDS encoding ABC transporter ATP-binding protein translates to MPDSLNNEIIKVENLTKIFGRGKKTVEAVNNVTFSIKKGEIVSLVGQSGSGKTTVTRLILRLLRETSGKIIFDGQDITKIEGNQKKAYWKKVQAIFQDPYASFNIFSPVKKVLLDAFKLFDNTFTKEEKKKKVYDALESVNLRPDEIAEKYPFELSGGQRQRIMIARAHLIKPKLLLADEPTSMIDANLRSGILELLLGLRDTEGTTIMFITHDLGLAYYVSDRIFIMHEGKIVEEGNADKVITQPEHPYTKQLMMDVPKLSEEWLLK, encoded by the coding sequence ATGCCTGATTCATTAAATAATGAGATAATCAAAGTTGAAAATTTGACCAAAATTTTTGGAAGAGGGAAAAAAACTGTGGAAGCTGTTAATAATGTTACTTTTTCAATAAAAAAAGGCGAGATAGTTTCACTTGTGGGTCAAAGTGGAAGCGGAAAAACTACAGTTACAAGATTGATTCTCAGATTACTTAGAGAAACTTCTGGTAAAATAATCTTTGATGGTCAAGATATTACAAAGATCGAAGGCAATCAAAAAAAAGCTTATTGGAAAAAAGTTCAAGCAATATTTCAAGACCCATACGCCTCTTTCAATATATTTTCGCCTGTGAAAAAAGTTTTATTAGATGCTTTCAAATTATTTGATAATACTTTTACAAAAGAAGAAAAAAAGAAAAAAGTTTATGATGCATTAGAGTCAGTAAACTTAAGACCTGATGAAATTGCTGAAAAATACCCCTTTGAATTAAGTGGTGGACAAAGACAAAGAATAATGATTGCAAGGGCACATTTAATAAAACCAAAGTTACTTTTAGCAGATGAACCAACTTCTATGATTGACGCAAATTTGAGATCAGGAATATTAGAATTATTATTAGGTTTGAGAGACACAGAAGGTACAACTATCATGTTTATAACACATGATCTTGGATTGGCATATTACGTAAGCGATAGAATATTTATCATGCATGAGGGTAAAATTGTAGAAGAAGGTAATGCCGATAAGGTAATTACTCAGCCAGAACACCCTTATACAAAGCAATTAATGATGGATGTTCCTAAACTTTCAGAAGAATGGTTGTTGAAATAA
- a CDS encoding MFS transporter: MNKEKDSIRNMYVIIFGITLIVVLGIAGLTPVLPLIKKTFDVTEQQIGLFIAFFNIPAIFLTPVFGILADRYGRKKFLVPLLFLCAISGVLSGFTNNFNVLLFLRLLNGVGAGALGALNITLIGDLFNGEERLKVISYNEIAANLGFALFPVFVGLLALLSWRFPFFLFILAVPIAIFTLIYLEDSKHEKTESFTGYFSELFRTLKDIKILLIYLAGFSTFFFFSGAYSTYFPFLLENNFGFTPLITGFLMMIVSFSAAVTSSQIVKLNKRFTGKWLLTLSYLFFGFALLSMILSKNVIGLIISLILYGIGHGINLPSLHLLTIDLTNQKSRGAAISFREVCFKISGSISPIMMGSLYSVSGLNLIYLFSGFYSLMFFVFLFFTFKKI; encoded by the coding sequence ATGAACAAAGAAAAAGATTCTATTAGAAATATGTATGTTATAATTTTTGGAATAACTTTGATAGTAGTTTTAGGTATAGCAGGTTTAACGCCTGTGCTTCCTTTAATAAAAAAAACCTTTGATGTTACCGAACAACAAATAGGTCTTTTTATAGCTTTTTTTAATATTCCTGCTATTTTTCTAACTCCTGTGTTTGGAATCTTAGCAGATAGATATGGAAGAAAAAAGTTTTTAGTTCCTCTGCTCTTTTTATGTGCTATTTCTGGTGTGTTAAGTGGTTTTACCAACAATTTTAATGTTTTGCTCTTTCTGAGATTACTAAATGGGGTTGGAGCGGGTGCTTTAGGAGCTTTAAACATCACTCTTATAGGAGATCTTTTTAATGGTGAAGAAAGATTAAAAGTTATAAGCTATAACGAAATTGCAGCAAACTTAGGATTTGCATTATTTCCCGTTTTTGTTGGGTTATTGGCTCTTTTAAGTTGGCGATTTCCTTTCTTTTTATTTATATTGGCTGTTCCAATAGCTATTTTTACTTTAATATACTTAGAAGATTCCAAACACGAAAAAACTGAAAGTTTTACAGGATATTTCTCCGAACTATTCAGAACATTGAAAGATATTAAAATACTACTTATTTATCTGGCGGGTTTTTCAACTTTTTTCTTTTTTAGTGGAGCTTATTCAACGTATTTTCCATTTTTATTAGAAAACAATTTTGGATTTACTCCCCTAATTACTGGATTTTTGATGATGATCGTATCTTTTTCAGCTGCAGTTACTTCTTCTCAAATAGTTAAACTTAACAAAAGATTTACTGGCAAATGGTTACTAACTCTATCTTATCTTTTTTTTGGTTTTGCACTTTTATCAATGATACTCTCAAAAAATGTAATAGGGCTAATTATTTCACTTATTCTTTATGGAATCGGACATGGTATAAATCTGCCTAGCTTACATTTATTAACTATCGATTTAACTAATCAAAAAAGTCGTGGAGCCGCTATTTCTTTTAGAGAAGTATGTTTTAAAATTTCAGGATCTATATCTCCAATAATGATGGGATCGCTATACAGTGTAAGCGGATTAAATTTAATTTATTTATTTTCAGGATTTTATTCTTTGATGTTTTTTGTGTTCCTGTTTTTTACATTTAAAAAAATATAA
- a CDS encoding ABC transporter substrate-binding protein codes for MKKVVGVFLLLTVLTFGTMLFGQVTQIPRGEAVYVAGFQWGPPTTDNPFAGSPMTFVSDPRQHIWIYEPLFTWDFLNGKYVPILGESYKWLDNLRLEVKINPKAYFHDGKPVTADDVVYSYKFGQKYPVGLQVWEWLKDVYKVDDHTVIFEMKPDNPNRLMIEDAIGATFIIPEHIWSKVEAENGYDISKIRQFRNENPVGSGPYRVYYESPETIILERVDNYWGNEALHGGKKPAPKYIVHPIFKSNDEGSLAFEKGEVDVSQQFTPRIWEMWEKKGLPIGTWYKEAPYYVPATMPSLWFNVNKYPLSLPEVRKAIAYSINYARISELAMSNYSPKVQASLIMPYGGEAKYFNENLVKQYGWEYNPKEAVRILEEELGATKGRDGIYVLPDGTRLGPFSVEAPYGWTDWNAALQIVAQSARAVGIDIQTSFPDMPIAYDHRQNGNFDMTMWTPSSPGPAQPWLRFQIVLYSKGVPEVGKMAYSNFGRYKNEWADQLIDLIPTITDENQLKSLYSELDQIYRQDVPIIPLMYRPWVFYEYNETYWKGWANAENPYAPPMPLVGAGMEMLWHIEPAK; via the coding sequence ATGAAAAAAGTAGTTGGTGTGTTTTTGTTACTTACGGTTTTGACCTTCGGGACTATGCTGTTTGGTCAAGTTACTCAGATACCAAGGGGAGAAGCCGTATATGTTGCTGGTTTCCAATGGGGACCTCCAACAACAGATAATCCTTTTGCTGGTTCACCAATGACTTTTGTTTCTGATCCAAGGCAGCACATTTGGATTTATGAACCTTTGTTCACATGGGATTTTCTCAATGGTAAGTATGTTCCTATTTTAGGCGAATCTTACAAATGGCTTGATAATTTAAGATTAGAAGTTAAGATAAATCCAAAAGCTTATTTTCACGATGGAAAGCCTGTTACAGCTGATGATGTCGTCTATTCTTACAAGTTTGGACAAAAGTATCCAGTAGGGTTACAAGTTTGGGAATGGCTAAAAGATGTTTACAAAGTCGACGATCACACAGTTATCTTTGAAATGAAACCAGATAATCCAAACAGATTGATGATAGAAGATGCAATTGGAGCCACTTTTATTATTCCAGAACATATTTGGTCAAAAGTCGAAGCTGAGAATGGTTATGATATCTCTAAAATAAGACAATTCAGAAATGAAAATCCAGTTGGATCAGGTCCCTACAGAGTTTACTATGAGAGCCCAGAAACAATAATATTAGAAAGAGTCGATAATTATTGGGGTAACGAAGCATTACACGGAGGGAAAAAACCTGCTCCGAAATACATAGTTCATCCGATTTTCAAAAGCAATGATGAAGGTAGTTTAGCGTTCGAAAAAGGTGAAGTAGATGTTTCTCAACAGTTTACTCCAAGAATTTGGGAAATGTGGGAGAAAAAAGGACTTCCCATCGGAACATGGTATAAAGAAGCACCTTACTATGTACCTGCAACAATGCCATCACTATGGTTCAATGTAAATAAATATCCGTTGAGCTTGCCAGAAGTTAGAAAAGCTATTGCTTATTCAATAAATTATGCAAGAATATCAGAACTTGCAATGTCAAATTATTCACCAAAAGTTCAAGCAAGTCTTATTATGCCTTATGGTGGTGAAGCTAAGTATTTCAATGAAAACTTAGTTAAACAATACGGTTGGGAATATAACCCTAAAGAAGCTGTAAGAATTTTGGAAGAAGAATTAGGAGCTACAAAAGGTAGAGATGGAATATACGTACTTCCAGATGGCACACGGCTTGGGCCATTCTCTGTTGAAGCCCCTTATGGTTGGACAGATTGGAATGCCGCATTACAAATAGTCGCACAATCAGCAAGAGCTGTAGGTATAGATATTCAAACTTCCTTCCCAGACATGCCAATAGCTTATGATCACAGACAAAATGGAAACTTTGATATGACAATGTGGACTCCTTCTTCTCCAGGACCTGCTCAACCATGGTTGAGATTCCAGATAGTCCTTTATTCAAAAGGTGTTCCTGAAGTTGGTAAGATGGCCTACAGTAATTTTGGTAGATACAAAAATGAATGGGCTGATCAACTAATAGATTTGATACCAACAATTACAGATGAAAATCAATTAAAATCACTATATTCAGAACTTGACCAAATATATAGACAAGATGTTCCTATAATTCCTCTTATGTACAGACCGTGGGTTTTCTACGAATATAATGAAACCTACTGGAAAGGTTGGGCAAATGCTGAAAATCCATATGCACCTCCTATGCCTCTGGTGGGAGCAGGAATGGAAATGCTATGGCATATAGAACCTGCTAAGTAA
- a CDS encoding carbohydrate-binding domain-containing protein produces MKKTVYVFVVVSVFVMVSGCLTIAKNEQPKGEDMFDYSYLLVPLAVKPSVAGPLQVIEHNGIKTIGDQNGNVIQLRGMSTHGLQWYPEILNDNAFAALSNDWGANVIRLAMYVGEDGYAKDPKTMKERVIKGIELAKKYDMYVIVDWHVHIPGNPLADIYSGAYDFFDEISDLYPNDPYIIYELCNEPSSNDGGIPDGGVPNNEEGRQIVKSYAEPIIKMLREKGNENLIIVGNPNWSQRPDLAADDPIDDFNTVYAAHFYTGTHKPDPNDYVMSNLIYALEKRVPVFISEWGTSEASGNGGPYLEESDKWLSFLNKNNISWVNWSLTNKNETSGAFRPFISGQHEAATLDPGEQQIWDPYELSVSGEYVRARIKGIPYQPVDRAKSIIWDFNDGTTQGFVINNDSPIKNLTLQNEKKKLKISGLGSNSDVSESNFWSNARISADNTTVRRDIFGCEELQIDVFVEEPTTVAIAAVPQSSTHGWSNPNRAVKLTENDFVKQEDGIYKATLSITMEDAPNLEAIATDPNDSTLTNIILFIGTDHADTIFLDNIAIFGEKLVTPVEHAPLGAAKLPSDFEDGTRQGWDWDGPSGVKSALTIENANGSKSLSWEVTYPDVKPADGWASAPRLILANINTTRGDNNKFAFDFYLKPERASKGAISINLAFAPPTLGYWAQVATTYDISLEKLEDAELTEDGLYHFKVSFDLNDIADNKIIGPDTVLRDIIIVFADVESDFSGRMYIDNIAFIN; encoded by the coding sequence ATGAAAAAGACGGTATATGTTTTCGTGGTAGTTTCTGTTTTTGTAATGGTGTCAGGGTGTTTGACTATTGCAAAAAACGAACAACCAAAGGGTGAGGACATGTTTGATTATTCCTATCTTTTAGTGCCACTTGCTGTTAAGCCATCAGTTGCTGGGCCGTTACAGGTTATAGAGCACAACGGTATAAAAACTATAGGAGATCAAAATGGAAATGTGATTCAACTGAGGGGTATGAGTACTCATGGGTTACAGTGGTATCCAGAAATATTGAACGATAATGCTTTTGCGGCCCTTTCAAATGATTGGGGAGCGAATGTCATTCGATTGGCTATGTATGTGGGAGAAGATGGGTACGCTAAAGATCCAAAGACGATGAAAGAAAGGGTAATAAAAGGCATCGAACTAGCAAAAAAATACGATATGTACGTAATAGTAGATTGGCATGTTCATATTCCAGGTAACCCTTTAGCCGACATTTATAGTGGAGCTTATGATTTCTTTGACGAAATTTCAGATCTTTATCCTAACGACCCATATATCATCTATGAACTCTGTAATGAACCTAGTAGTAATGATGGAGGTATTCCTGACGGAGGTGTTCCAAATAACGAAGAAGGTCGGCAAATTGTCAAATCTTATGCAGAACCAATTATTAAAATGCTTCGTGAAAAAGGAAATGAAAATCTTATAATCGTTGGAAACCCGAACTGGAGTCAAAGACCAGATTTAGCAGCAGATGATCCAATAGATGATTTTAATACTGTGTACGCAGCCCATTTTTATACAGGTACTCATAAGCCGGATCCTAACGATTATGTGATGAGCAATTTAATATATGCTTTAGAAAAAAGGGTACCAGTTTTTATTTCAGAGTGGGGAACAAGCGAAGCTAGTGGAAATGGTGGACCATATCTAGAAGAATCTGATAAATGGCTCAGTTTTCTAAACAAGAATAATATTAGTTGGGTTAATTGGTCACTTACAAATAAAAACGAAACTTCTGGCGCTTTTAGGCCATTTATCAGTGGACAACATGAAGCTGCCACTCTTGATCCAGGAGAACAACAGATTTGGGATCCTTATGAACTCAGTGTATCTGGTGAATATGTAAGAGCACGTATTAAGGGTATACCTTATCAACCCGTTGATCGTGCAAAAAGTATTATATGGGATTTTAACGATGGCACAACGCAAGGATTTGTAATAAACAATGATAGCCCTATCAAAAATTTGACTCTTCAAAATGAAAAGAAAAAGTTGAAAATATCAGGTTTAGGTTCTAACAGCGATGTTTCAGAAAGTAATTTTTGGTCGAATGCACGTATCTCAGCAGATAACACTACAGTGAGAAGGGACATATTCGGTTGTGAAGAATTACAAATAGATGTTTTTGTAGAAGAACCAACAACTGTTGCAATAGCTGCTGTTCCACAAAGTTCAACTCATGGATGGTCCAACCCTAACCGTGCTGTAAAATTAACTGAAAATGATTTTGTGAAACAAGAAGATGGCATTTACAAGGCAACATTGAGTATTACCATGGAAGACGCACCTAACTTGGAGGCAATTGCTACAGATCCTAATGACAGTACATTAACCAACATAATTCTTTTTATTGGAACAGATCACGCTGATACCATTTTTCTTGACAACATAGCTATATTTGGTGAAAAATTGGTAACTCCAGTAGAACATGCTCCTTTAGGAGCTGCAAAATTGCCTTCTGATTTTGAAGATGGTACACGTCAAGGCTGGGATTGGGACGGACCATCAGGAGTAAAAAGTGCATTGACTATAGAAAACGCTAATGGTTCAAAGTCACTTTCATGGGAAGTAACGTATCCAGATGTTAAACCAGCAGATGGTTGGGCTAGTGCCCCGCGATTAATCCTTGCAAATATAAACACAACTCGTGGCGATAACAACAAGTTTGCTTTTGATTTCTATTTAAAACCAGAACGAGCAAGTAAAGGAGCTATATCTATAAACTTAGCTTTTGCGCCACCAACTTTAGGTTATTGGGCACAAGTAGCAACAACTTATGATATATCTTTAGAGAAACTTGAAGATGCTGAATTAACTGAAGATGGATTGTATCATTTCAAAGTTTCTTTTGATTTAAATGACATAGCAGATAATAAGATTATTGGACCAGACACCGTTTTAAGGGACATAATAATAGTATTTGCTGATGTTGAAAGTGATTTTTCTGGAAGGATGTACATAGACAATATTGCTTTTATTAATTAA
- a CDS encoding ABC transporter permease → MNTIKLLLKSPKFIIGFCLFMFLFLTAFIYPAVSTKDPLDMVGFMYEPPSSTFLLGTDNFGRDVFVELIHGMKSSLIIGLISGVIATAIGITIGLFAGYKGGTVDNILNSITNIFLVIPPFIILILITVSLKSRSLGVMGLVLGITSWPWTARAVRAQTLSLRNREHVDIARLNGASTVEIIIREIMPYILSYIFMAFILQVATGILNEAGISMLGLGPSNIVSLGTMLSWALLFESVRSGAWWAFISPSIAIALITFSLYIMNSGMDEIFNPKLRS, encoded by the coding sequence ATGAATACAATAAAACTGCTTTTAAAATCCCCAAAATTTATAATAGGTTTTTGCCTTTTTATGTTCTTATTTTTAACAGCATTCATATACCCTGCCGTATCCACAAAAGATCCTTTAGATATGGTAGGATTCATGTATGAACCTCCTTCTTCAACTTTTTTATTAGGAACAGATAATTTTGGTAGAGATGTATTTGTAGAACTCATACATGGTATGAAATCATCCTTAATAATTGGTTTGATTTCTGGAGTTATTGCAACCGCAATAGGTATTACTATAGGGCTCTTCGCAGGCTATAAAGGTGGAACTGTTGATAATATATTGAATTCAATTACCAATATATTCCTAGTTATTCCTCCCTTTATAATACTCATACTTATAACTGTTAGTTTAAAAAGCCGTTCTTTAGGTGTTATGGGATTGGTCCTCGGAATAACTTCTTGGCCATGGACTGCTCGTGCTGTTAGAGCACAGACCCTTAGTTTAAGAAATAGAGAACACGTAGATATTGCCAGGTTAAACGGTGCAAGTACAGTCGAAATAATTATTCGAGAAATAATGCCTTATATTTTGTCATATATATTCATGGCTTTTATTTTACAAGTAGCAACTGGAATATTGAATGAAGCAGGAATCAGTATGTTAGGTTTGGGGCCAAGTAATATTGTTTCACTTGGAACTATGCTTTCTTGGGCATTGCTTTTTGAATCTGTTAGATCTGGTGCTTGGTGGGCGTTTATCTCTCCATCTATTGCAATAGCTTTGATTACTTTTTCGCTTTACATTATGAACAGTGGAATGGATGAAATATTTAATCCTAAGCTTAGGAGTTGA
- a CDS encoding ABC transporter permease: MKGFAKYFTQKLLWYALAFFLALFLNFFLPRLIPGDPISVIVSQMMSGNVASEAQERIYQSFVKEFGLDKPLIVQFFNYIRNIFKGNLGTSFSLYPLSVNEVLGNAILWTIFLQFPAIIVGWILGNLLGAAAAYRKGVFDKTIFPVALFINSIPYYALAIILLYVFGVYLGWFPIGGGYSRTLLPSWSWTFIVNVLHHYFLPFISIVLVTIGGQAIGMREMSIYELNTDYVTYCKMLGMKDKKIQRYVFKNAMLPQITGLAISLGTMIGGALITEIVFGYPGVGTWLFNGIRQLDYPMIQGSTLIIALMVLIANFILDMVYGFIDPRIKAAQTEEG; encoded by the coding sequence GTGAAAGGCTTTGCAAAGTATTTTACACAAAAATTATTGTGGTACGCTCTTGCTTTTTTTCTTGCTTTATTTTTAAATTTTTTTCTTCCCCGGTTAATCCCTGGAGATCCTATTTCGGTTATCGTTAGTCAAATGATGTCAGGAAATGTTGCGAGTGAAGCACAGGAAAGAATTTATCAATCTTTTGTTAAGGAATTTGGATTAGATAAGCCACTTATAGTTCAATTTTTTAATTATATAAGAAACATCTTTAAAGGTAATTTAGGAACTTCATTTAGTTTGTATCCACTTTCTGTTAATGAAGTATTAGGAAATGCGATTCTATGGACTATATTTCTTCAATTTCCGGCGATAATTGTCGGATGGATTTTAGGCAACTTATTAGGAGCAGCGGCAGCATATAGAAAAGGAGTTTTTGATAAAACAATTTTTCCAGTCGCATTATTCATTAATTCAATTCCATATTATGCATTAGCCATAATATTATTATATGTTTTTGGAGTTTACTTAGGCTGGTTCCCAATAGGCGGTGGATACAGCAGAACTTTGCTACCTTCATGGAGTTGGACATTTATTGTAAATGTATTGCATCATTACTTTTTACCTTTTATTTCCATTGTATTAGTTACAATTGGGGGCCAAGCCATAGGTATGCGAGAAATGTCGATATATGAATTAAATACAGATTATGTTACCTACTGTAAGATGTTAGGTATGAAAGATAAAAAGATTCAAAGGTATGTATTTAAAAACGCCATGCTTCCTCAAATTACCGGTCTTGCCATCAGTCTCGGAACTATGATTGGAGGGGCGTTGATTACAGAGATTGTTTTTGGATATCCTGGTGTTGGAACTTGGCTATTCAACGGGATAAGACAATTAGATTACCCAATGATACAAGGTTCTACTTTAATAATTGCGTTAATGGTACTTATCGCTAATTTTATTTTGGATATGGTATATGGATTTATTGATCCAAGAATAAAAGCTGCACAAACGGAGGAGGGATAA
- a CDS encoding family 16 glycosylhydrolase, with amino-acid sequence MMLEARVINKSLCAFFLCLFLFVSTGNTAFCSDNEFINLLENGGFTKELSQNQPDEIGYLDSEGTWSLFLNHGEGKASATIENGILKVHVLDHGPNQWSVQLLQAPIKIERGGKYRITFDARAEGMQSLMIKVGGIASRGWTAYSQKQLDLSPQWQSYEMNFTMYQDTDENARFEFWFLNNGVYYIDNVELGKIGEEILPEEGWLTEEDEDKVENWILVWEENFDSINPDIWTFEIGSPDWDGDGVPDRWGNNELQYYTDKNAFIEDGKLIITAKEETVYDMNTRFDYTSSRMVTKGKYEVQYGRIEVRAKLPIGQGIWPAIWMLGNDIDYNPWPACGEIDIMEYLGYQPNTVYGTLHGPISGGPGVGSSYILENGTFHDDFHVFTIEWDDDEVEFYVDDDLYLVVNKYEIGEADWVFDHPFFFILNVAVGGNWPGYPDETTVFPQSMEVDYIRVYEDTDPRTISGLEVWDCEYEKMIKEKKESITYSEGEVVNGNFERDIVNKQEEFPNEWYIWVGEGGKASGVVANGEFKMNVEALGNQTWSIQLAQFIKLKAGNYILSFKARADMPRDILVLVQHEGGSWTVYGEKYAELTQEMQEFTVNVSLSEDDIPKLSFNFGNTPKGVPTTVYIDDVYIRPAN; translated from the coding sequence ATGATGTTAGAAGCAAGGGTTATTAATAAAAGTTTGTGCGCTTTCTTTTTATGCCTGTTTTTATTTGTATCTACAGGAAATACAGCCTTTTGTAGTGACAATGAATTCATTAACTTGTTAGAAAATGGAGGTTTTACAAAAGAGCTATCTCAAAATCAGCCTGATGAAATCGGATATCTTGACAGTGAAGGTACTTGGTCATTATTTTTAAATCATGGGGAAGGAAAGGCAAGTGCAACAATCGAAAATGGAATCCTAAAAGTTCACGTATTAGATCATGGCCCAAATCAATGGTCTGTTCAATTGTTGCAAGCTCCTATAAAGATTGAAAGAGGAGGTAAGTATAGAATTACATTTGATGCCAGAGCAGAAGGTATGCAATCGTTAATGATTAAAGTAGGCGGAATAGCGTCAAGAGGTTGGACTGCGTATTCACAAAAACAACTTGACTTATCTCCCCAATGGCAAAGCTATGAAATGAATTTTACAATGTATCAAGATACCGATGAAAACGCTCGTTTTGAATTTTGGTTTTTGAATAATGGAGTGTATTACATTGATAATGTGGAATTAGGGAAAATAGGTGAAGAAATCTTGCCAGAGGAAGGATGGCTAACGGAAGAAGATGAAGATAAAGTGGAAAACTGGATATTAGTTTGGGAAGAGAATTTTGATAGTATAAACCCTGATATTTGGACTTTTGAAATTGGAAGTCCTGATTGGGATGGAGATGGAGTGCCTGATCGATGGGGTAACAATGAACTACAGTATTATACAGATAAAAACGCTTTCATAGAAGATGGAAAACTTATCATTACAGCAAAAGAAGAAACAGTTTATGATATGAATACAAGATTTGATTATACTTCAAGCAGAATGGTTACAAAAGGTAAATATGAAGTGCAATATGGAAGGATAGAGGTTCGTGCTAAGTTACCAATTGGTCAAGGTATCTGGCCAGCTATCTGGATGTTAGGTAATGATATAGATTACAATCCATGGCCAGCATGCGGTGAAATAGATATAATGGAGTATTTAGGGTATCAACCCAATACTGTCTATGGTACTCTTCATGGTCCTATTTCAGGTGGACCTGGGGTAGGATCTTCTTATATCTTGGAAAATGGAACTTTCCATGATGATTTTCATGTTTTTACAATCGAATGGGATGATGATGAAGTCGAGTTTTATGTTGATGATGATTTGTATCTTGTAGTTAATAAATATGAGATAGGTGAAGCAGATTGGGTATTCGATCATCCATTTTTCTTCATACTCAATGTTGCTGTTGGAGGTAATTGGCCTGGTTATCCTGATGAAACAACGGTTTTCCCGCAAAGTATGGAAGTAGATTACATCAGGGTATATGAAGACACCGATCCAAGAACTATTTCAGGACTGGAGGTCTGGGATTGTGAATATGAAAAGATGATCAAAGAAAAGAAAGAATCAATCACATATAGTGAAGGAGAAGTAGTAAATGGAAACTTTGAAAGAGATATCGTAAATAAACAGGAAGAATTTCCTAACGAGTGGTATATCTGGGTTGGAGAAGGTGGAAAAGCTTCAGGAGTTGTTGCTAATGGAGAGTTTAAGATGAATGTTGAAGCTTTGGGCAATCAAACATGGTCTATTCAACTAGCTCAATTTATTAAACTGAAAGCAGGAAACTACATTCTTTCTTTCAAAGCACGAGCAGATATGCCAAGGGATATTCTCGTTTTGGTTCAACATGAAGGAGGAAGTTGGACTGTTTATGGTGAAAAGTATGCAGAATTGACCCAAGAAATGCAAGAATTTACAGTAAACGTTTCGCTTTCTGAAGATGATATTCCTAAGCTTTCATTTAATTTTGGAAATACTCCAAAAGGTGTGCCAACTACTGTGTATATAGATGATGTGTATATAAGGCCAGCAAACTAA
- a CDS encoding ABC transporter ATP-binding protein, translating into MKKTILEVNNLKTYYQTRLGEKIKAVNSVSFNLCEGEILGIAGESGCGKSTLAISLSGLFLPPLKYESGSVILDNENIIQKKESDLRKNILGKKYSYIPQSAMNALNPTIKIKNFIIDLLKEHDPKISEKEILKLTKERFESLSLPSRVLNLYPLELSGGMKQRVVVAISTLLDPKVVVADEPTSALDVSSQKIVIKLIKELFDIKIVKSIIFITHELPVLRHICDRIAVMYAGEFVEIGKMEDVIFNPIHPYSQSLMQSILVPEKGIKGKKLPNLPGSPPDLREIPQGCRFADRCPIVIDDCKKESIDLTKIGDRSVRCIRLKHILTQEKRVTPYA; encoded by the coding sequence ATTAAAAAGACAATATTAGAAGTTAATAATCTAAAAACCTATTATCAAACAAGATTGGGAGAAAAAATAAAAGCGGTTAATAGCGTTTCGTTTAATTTATGTGAAGGGGAAATCTTAGGTATAGCAGGAGAATCTGGTTGTGGAAAATCTACTTTAGCAATAAGTTTGTCCGGACTTTTTTTACCACCTTTGAAATATGAAAGTGGTTCGGTAATTTTGGATAACGAAAACATAATACAAAAAAAAGAAAGTGATTTAAGAAAAAACATACTGGGTAAAAAATATTCTTATATACCTCAAAGCGCTATGAATGCTTTGAATCCAACGATAAAAATTAAAAATTTCATTATAGACCTTTTAAAAGAACACGATCCTAAAATCTCAGAAAAAGAAATATTAAAATTAACCAAAGAAAGGTTTGAATCACTATCTTTACCTTCAAGAGTTTTAAACCTTTACCCTTTAGAACTTAGTGGAGGTATGAAACAAAGAGTAGTTGTTGCAATTTCTACACTTTTGGACCCAAAAGTTGTTGTAGCTGATGAACCGACTTCTGCCCTTGACGTAAGCTCACAAAAAATCGTAATTAAATTGATTAAAGAACTCTTCGATATAAAAATAGTTAAAAGTATTATTTTTATTACGCATGAACTTCCTGTATTAAGGCATATATGTGATAGAATAGCCGTTATGTATGCGGGAGAATTTGTTGAGATAGGTAAAATGGAAGATGTGATATTTAATCCTATTCATCCTTATTCACAATCATTGATGCAGTCTATTTTAGTCCCTGAAAAAGGAATAAAAGGCAAAAAACTTCCCAATTTACCAGGTTCTCCGCCAGATTTGAGAGAGATACCTCAAGGATGTAGATTTGCGGACAGATGTCCTATAGTAATAGATGATTGTAAAAAAGAAAGTATTGATTTAACAAAAATAGGTGATAGATCGGTTAGATGCATTAGGTTAAAGCATATTTTAACTCAAGAGAAGAGGGTGACACCTTATGCCTGA